The Pseudomonas parafulva genome window below encodes:
- a CDS encoding antitoxin Xre-like helix-turn-helix domain-containing protein has protein sequence MPNQLALSPNKTAVGLKVALHILHDWQATPAQICSVLRISYATYRRAVRAPASPRKLDKDQQQRISLVLNIHASLRSVFDNPANVYGFPGAPNKNAFFDGRSPLEVMAQGAMISLYETYKRIHQLELRIEAQCS, from the coding sequence ATGCCAAATCAGCTAGCGCTTTCGCCTAACAAGACCGCAGTGGGCTTGAAAGTGGCCTTGCACATTTTGCACGATTGGCAGGCGACGCCTGCTCAAATCTGCTCAGTTTTACGGATCTCTTACGCAACCTACCGGCGAGCAGTGCGAGCGCCGGCATCTCCACGAAAGCTAGATAAAGATCAACAGCAGCGGATCAGCCTCGTACTTAATATCCATGCCTCACTGCGCAGCGTATTCGACAATCCCGCTAATGTTTACGGTTTTCCAGGGGCGCCTAACAAGAATGCTTTTTTTGATGGCAGGTCGCCATTGGAGGTCATGGCGCAGGGCGCCATGATTTCGCTTTATGAAACATACAAACGTATCCATCAACTGGAGTTACGTATCGAAGCTCAGTGCTCATGA
- a CDS encoding LysR family transcriptional regulator, with amino-acid sequence MKLTLRQLHIFRAIAQLGSTTQASATLALSQSATSAALQELEGALDIRLFDRVGKRLVLNENGQALLPKAIRLLEAALEIEGGFRTDVVARLRVGCSTTIGNYIMPLLMQHMAERAGGTQIDVILGNSAEIARQAAQLSIDVGLVEGPSHQPTLAVQPWCEDELIIVAAADDPLAHKGRLSLSDLQEARWLVREEGSGTAEEVQRWLFPHLGAWRNARQIGSSEAIKRMVSAGVGISCLSYWVVGDLIAEGSLITLNHMIPEHKRQLHAIYHRDKFISRSLETFFSVIKDFASANAR; translated from the coding sequence GTGAAGCTCACACTTCGGCAACTCCACATCTTCCGCGCTATCGCCCAGCTGGGTTCAACCACCCAAGCCAGCGCAACCCTCGCTCTTTCGCAGTCAGCCACCAGCGCAGCACTCCAAGAACTCGAAGGCGCATTGGATATTCGACTCTTCGACCGCGTCGGCAAACGCCTGGTGCTCAACGAAAACGGCCAGGCACTATTGCCCAAGGCTATCCGCCTGCTGGAGGCTGCACTGGAGATCGAGGGTGGTTTTCGGACTGACGTGGTCGCGCGGCTGCGGGTAGGTTGCAGCACGACGATTGGCAACTACATCATGCCGCTGCTGATGCAACACATGGCCGAGCGTGCCGGCGGGACACAGATCGATGTCATCCTGGGCAACAGCGCAGAGATCGCCCGGCAGGCGGCACAATTGTCAATTGACGTTGGCCTGGTCGAGGGGCCGAGCCATCAGCCCACTCTGGCCGTGCAGCCCTGGTGTGAGGACGAGTTGATCATTGTCGCAGCGGCGGATGACCCTCTGGCACACAAGGGGCGGCTTTCGCTTAGTGACCTGCAAGAAGCGCGCTGGCTGGTACGCGAAGAGGGATCGGGTACGGCTGAAGAGGTTCAGCGCTGGCTTTTTCCACACCTGGGTGCCTGGCGCAATGCCCGGCAGATTGGCAGTTCAGAAGCTATCAAGCGGATGGTCTCGGCTGGCGTCGGAATCAGTTGCCTTTCCTATTGGGTGGTTGGAGATCTCATCGCCGAGGGGAGCCTGATCACGTTGAACCACATGATTCCTGAGCACAAACGGCAGTTGCACGCGATTTATCACAGAGACAAGTTTATCTCCCGCTCTCTTGAAACCTTTTTCAGTGTAATCAAGGATTTCGCGTCGGCCAATGCGAGATGA
- a CDS encoding TDT family transporter encodes MQGGQPLSALSNPKEAIRQFTPNWFAATMGTGILALALGQLPGHSVLLTGIGEALWLFNILLFTVFTLMYAARWVFFFDEAKQIFGHSTVSMFFGTIPMGLATIINGLVQYGLPNWGDGVIPLAHALWWLDVAMALACGVLIPFMMFTRQEHSIDQMTAVWLLPVVAAEVAAASGGTIAPHLADISAQFTMLITSYVLWAYSVPVALSILVILVLRLALHKLPHESMAASSWLSLGPIGTGALGMLVIGNDAPAIFAAHGMSGVGVVAGGIGVVSGVLFWGLGLWWMLLALLITARYAKGGIPFNLGWWGFTFPLGVYAVTTLKLGATLNLAFFDVLGIILVMMLAIMWLVVATKTAAGAYRGNLFVSPCIASLNAKRASR; translated from the coding sequence ATGCAGGGCGGCCAGCCGCTCTCGGCGCTTTCCAATCCCAAGGAAGCGATTCGACAGTTCACGCCTAACTGGTTTGCCGCAACGATGGGCACCGGCATTCTGGCCTTGGCCCTGGGGCAGTTGCCGGGTCACAGTGTGCTGCTTACAGGTATTGGGGAGGCCCTTTGGCTGTTCAATATCCTGCTGTTTACCGTCTTTACCCTGATGTACGCCGCCCGCTGGGTGTTCTTCTTCGATGAGGCCAAACAGATCTTTGGGCATTCCACGGTTTCGATGTTTTTCGGCACGATACCGATGGGCCTGGCAACTATCATCAACGGCTTGGTTCAGTACGGCCTGCCGAACTGGGGAGACGGTGTGATCCCCTTGGCCCATGCGCTCTGGTGGCTGGACGTCGCCATGGCACTGGCGTGTGGGGTGCTGATCCCGTTCATGATGTTTACCCGGCAGGAGCACAGCATCGATCAGATGACTGCTGTATGGCTGCTTCCTGTGGTAGCGGCGGAAGTGGCAGCGGCGAGCGGCGGTACCATCGCACCGCATCTGGCTGATATCAGTGCTCAGTTCACGATGCTGATCACCAGCTACGTCTTGTGGGCCTACTCGGTTCCAGTTGCTTTAAGCATACTGGTTATTCTGGTACTGCGTCTGGCACTTCATAAATTGCCCCATGAGAGCATGGCGGCGTCGTCTTGGTTATCGCTGGGGCCAATTGGCACGGGCGCTCTGGGCATGTTGGTCATTGGTAACGATGCACCGGCAATCTTCGCTGCCCACGGCATGTCAGGCGTCGGCGTGGTGGCCGGGGGTATCGGGGTAGTATCGGGTGTCCTGTTCTGGGGCTTGGGCTTGTGGTGGATGCTGTTGGCGCTGTTGATCACCGCGCGTTATGCCAAGGGCGGCATACCCTTCAATCTTGGCTGGTGGGGCTTCACATTCCCGCTGGGGGTATATGCGGTGACCACGCTGAAGCTCGGCGCGACGCTGAACTTGGCCTTTTTTGATGTGCTGGGCATTATCCTGGTGATGATGTTGGCCATCATGTGGCTGGTGGTTGCGACCAAAACCGCTGCCGGTGCATACCGTGGCAATCTATTTGTATCGCCTTGTATCGCGTCGCTGAACGCCAAACGCGCCAGTCGCTAA
- a CDS encoding uracil-DNA glycosylase: MNIQDTRRHRLYSQPAGILNKWVDARSLGARRLPYFDPLDGGVDASVLILLESPARDCSWPRFVSRDNTGPSQRNLKRFLEQACLAREQTILWNIYPWLPELDSPAEAITRSKITEGVTLLKEVMDLLPCLRVVVLAGRVAQRAAPEIEHHRPEVRLFAMPHPSPLSVCQHPDVAKDIVATLARAVNVASV, encoded by the coding sequence ATGAATATTCAAGATACCCGCAGACATCGTCTGTACTCCCAGCCTGCTGGTATTCTGAACAAGTGGGTAGACGCCCGGAGCCTGGGAGCTAGACGACTGCCGTACTTTGATCCGCTGGATGGTGGGGTCGATGCGTCTGTTCTGATATTGCTGGAATCTCCGGCCAGGGATTGCTCGTGGCCACGCTTCGTTTCCCGCGACAACACAGGGCCCTCCCAGCGCAACCTGAAGCGCTTCCTTGAACAGGCGTGCCTCGCGCGCGAGCAGACCATTTTGTGGAATATTTATCCGTGGCTGCCGGAGCTGGACAGTCCTGCCGAAGCGATCACCCGCTCGAAAATCACAGAGGGCGTCACACTGCTGAAAGAGGTAATGGATCTGCTCCCGTGCCTGCGCGTCGTGGTCTTGGCTGGACGCGTGGCTCAAAGAGCTGCACCCGAAATCGAGCATCATCGCCCCGAGGTCAGGCTGTTCGCCATGCCGCACCCAAGCCCGCTTTCGGTGTGTCAGCATCCTGATGTCGCTAAAGACATTGTCGCCACGCTAGCCCGGGCGGTGAACGTGGCGAGTGTCTGA
- the crcB gene encoding fluoride efflux transporter CrcB has product MLKSLFVIAIGASLGAWLRWLLGMKLNALFPTIPPGTVVANMVGGYIIGLAIALLATSPSLSPEWRLLIITGFCGGLTTFSTFSAETVALIQEGRLLWALGSISLHVVGSLAMTAAGLLSYQMIGTR; this is encoded by the coding sequence ATGCTGAAATCACTCTTTGTCATCGCCATCGGCGCATCACTTGGTGCCTGGTTGCGCTGGCTCTTGGGTATGAAGCTCAACGCTCTGTTCCCGACTATTCCCCCAGGCACTGTAGTGGCGAACATGGTCGGGGGATACATCATTGGCCTAGCCATCGCGCTCTTGGCCACATCTCCCTCCTTAAGTCCAGAATGGCGCTTGCTGATAATCACGGGCTTTTGTGGGGGACTTACCACCTTTTCCACCTTTTCAGCCGAAACAGTTGCCCTCATCCAAGAAGGAAGATTGCTGTGGGCGCTCGGCTCAATTTCATTGCACGTCGTAGGTTCGTTAGCGATGACCGCTGCCGGACTACTTTCCTACCAAATGATTGGTACTCGCTGA
- a CDS encoding DUF190 domain-containing protein produces the protein MKGYMVVFFTQQNRRYQGKMLGEWIVDIAKEMGLRGATLCTGIEGFGHTGKLHSSHFFELADQPTEIRLAMTEEESELLFKRLDCEEISVFFTKTPIEMGTLGKAPSSSAPSTTSEL, from the coding sequence ATGAAAGGCTATATGGTCGTTTTCTTCACCCAACAAAACCGTCGTTATCAAGGAAAGATGCTCGGCGAATGGATCGTCGACATAGCTAAGGAAATGGGGCTGCGCGGTGCCACGCTATGCACCGGAATCGAAGGTTTTGGACACACTGGAAAACTTCACTCATCGCACTTTTTTGAGCTGGCTGATCAACCTACCGAGATTCGCTTGGCAATGACGGAGGAGGAGTCAGAGCTATTATTCAAGCGACTGGACTGTGAGGAAATTTCGGTGTTTTTCACAAAAACGCCAATCGAGATGGGCACACTTGGAAAAGCGCCTTCCAGCTCAGCCCCGTCTACAACTTCGGAGCTATGA
- the ppa gene encoding inorganic diphosphatase, with translation MSYTDISAGKAIPDDFFTVIEIPANHSPIKYEVDKPSGQIFVDRFLSTPMFYPANYGFIPNTLSDDGDPLDVLVICPYPVSPGVVIRSRPVGVMYMTDEAGADAKVIAVPHEKLSSMYSDVKECSDLPALLLAQIQHFFENYKALEPGKWVKMGRWGSADEAREEIRKSVAAYVPKRLMSH, from the coding sequence ATGAGCTATACGGACATTTCAGCTGGTAAAGCGATTCCCGATGACTTCTTCACCGTTATTGAGATCCCTGCAAACCACTCGCCGATCAAGTACGAGGTGGACAAGCCAAGCGGACAGATCTTCGTTGACCGCTTCCTCAGCACGCCGATGTTCTACCCGGCCAACTACGGGTTCATTCCAAATACACTGAGCGATGACGGCGATCCTCTCGACGTCCTAGTGATTTGTCCTTACCCGGTATCACCTGGCGTTGTCATTCGTAGTCGCCCGGTTGGTGTGATGTACATGACGGACGAAGCTGGAGCGGATGCCAAGGTGATCGCAGTGCCTCATGAAAAACTCAGCTCTATGTACAGCGACGTTAAGGAGTGCTCAGACCTGCCTGCATTACTCCTCGCGCAGATCCAGCACTTCTTCGAAAACTATAAGGCGTTGGAACCGGGTAAGTGGGTAAAGATGGGGCGATGGGGTAGCGCAGATGAGGCTAGGGAAGAAATCCGCAAGTCAGTAGCTGCCTACGTTCCAAAGAGGCTGATGTCTCACTAG
- the tnpC gene encoding IS66 family transposase: MNLLPDLDHLPPEQLRALAGQLMQRVATLDQQIETMGKTVDFMGKKIGQDKTLIEKLTFEIAQLKRLRFAKRSEQMNPEQASLLDDLIDTDIAAIEAELQSLQAVITPTEKKQTPKRRALPAEFPRTLIHHEPENTHCPCGCALKRIGEDFSEKLDYTPGVFTVERHVRGKWVCDDCETLIQAPVPAQVIDKGIPTSGLLAHVMIAKFADHLPLYRQESIFGRAGLAIPRSTLAQWVGVTGVQLQPLVDALRDVVLGQQVIHADETPVQMLMPGTKKTHRSYVWAYATSQFSDVAAMVYDFSLSRAGEHARNFLQDWKGKLVCDDFGGYKASFELGVTEIGCMAHARRKFFELHATNKSTLAEQALRYIQLLYEIESEVRDLEPDARRRIRQEKAIPVMEKLHAWMIAQRDLVPEGSAISKALDYSLKRWTALSRYLDDGAVPIDNNWAENQIRPWALGRKNWLFAGSLRSGKRAAAIMSLIQTARLNGHDPYAYLKDVLTRLPTQRASEITELLPHKWVHSNSPDSLVRHQPLWNVGSY; the protein is encoded by the coding sequence ATGAATTTACTACCCGATCTCGATCATTTGCCCCCTGAACAATTGCGCGCCTTGGCGGGGCAGTTGATGCAGCGTGTCGCGACACTCGACCAACAAATCGAGACGATGGGTAAGACCGTTGATTTCATGGGCAAGAAGATCGGCCAAGACAAAACGCTGATCGAGAAGCTGACCTTTGAGATCGCCCAGCTCAAACGTCTGAGGTTTGCCAAGCGCAGCGAACAGATGAATCCCGAGCAGGCTAGCCTGCTCGATGATCTGATAGACACCGACATCGCTGCGATTGAAGCTGAGCTTCAGAGCTTGCAGGCCGTGATAACTCCGACCGAGAAAAAGCAAACGCCCAAGCGCAGGGCTTTGCCGGCAGAGTTTCCACGCACACTGATCCATCACGAGCCAGAAAATACCCACTGCCCATGCGGCTGCGCCCTCAAGCGCATCGGCGAGGACTTCAGCGAGAAACTGGACTACACGCCCGGTGTGTTTACCGTTGAACGTCATGTGCGTGGCAAATGGGTTTGTGACGACTGCGAAACGCTGATCCAAGCACCCGTTCCGGCGCAAGTCATTGATAAGGGCATCCCGACTTCGGGCCTGCTCGCCCACGTCATGATCGCCAAGTTTGCCGACCATCTGCCGCTTTACCGTCAGGAGTCGATCTTCGGTCGAGCTGGCCTGGCGATTCCACGCTCAACCCTGGCTCAATGGGTGGGCGTGACGGGCGTACAGTTGCAGCCACTGGTCGACGCGCTGCGTGACGTGGTACTCGGGCAGCAGGTCATTCATGCCGATGAAACACCCGTGCAGATGCTCATGCCGGGAACGAAGAAGACTCACCGTTCCTATGTATGGGCCTATGCCACCAGCCAGTTCTCGGACGTGGCAGCGATGGTGTACGACTTCAGTCTCAGCCGTGCCGGAGAGCATGCTCGCAATTTTCTGCAAGACTGGAAAGGCAAACTGGTCTGTGATGATTTTGGCGGCTACAAAGCCAGTTTCGAACTTGGCGTGACCGAAATCGGCTGCATGGCCCATGCGCGGCGTAAGTTCTTTGAACTGCACGCCACGAACAAAAGCACGCTGGCTGAGCAGGCCCTGCGTTATATCCAGTTGTTGTACGAAATCGAGAGCGAAGTCCGCGATCTTGAGCCGGATGCGCGACGCCGAATACGGCAAGAAAAAGCCATCCCTGTGATGGAAAAGCTGCATGCCTGGATGATTGCCCAGCGCGATCTTGTGCCCGAGGGCTCAGCCATCAGCAAAGCACTCGATTACAGCCTGAAACGCTGGACAGCGCTGTCGCGCTACCTCGATGACGGAGCTGTACCCATAGACAACAACTGGGCAGAGAACCAGATCCGACCATGGGCTCTTGGGCGTAAGAACTGGCTCTTTGCGGGCTCATTGCGCAGCGGTAAACGTGCGGCTGCAATTATGAGCTTGATCCAGACGGCACGGCTCAATGGACATGATCCGTATGCGTACCTAAAGGACGTGCTCACCCGCCTGCCAACACAGCGGGCGAGTGAGATTACTGAGCTACTTCCGCATAAGTGGGTTCACTCTAACAGTCCAGATTCTCTAGTGAGACATCAGCCTCTTTGGAACGTAGGCAGCTACTGA
- the tnpB gene encoding IS66 family insertion sequence element accessory protein TnpB (TnpB, as the term is used for proteins encoded by IS66 family insertion elements, is considered an accessory protein, since TnpC, encoded by a neighboring gene, is a DDE family transposase.), with protein MIRIDAIWLATEPMDMRAGTETALAKVIAVFGAAQPHCAYLFANRRANRMKVLVHDGFGIWLAARRLNQGKFHWPGVRHGAEMELDTQQLQALVLGLPWQRAGAGGSITLL; from the coding sequence ATGATTCGCATCGACGCCATCTGGCTCGCCACCGAGCCTATGGACATGCGCGCGGGCACTGAAACGGCGTTGGCCAAGGTGATTGCGGTGTTCGGTGCGGCGCAGCCGCACTGTGCTTATCTGTTCGCCAACCGCCGCGCTAATCGCATGAAAGTTCTGGTGCATGATGGCTTCGGCATATGGCTGGCGGCGCGGCGACTGAACCAAGGCAAATTCCACTGGCCTGGCGTTCGCCATGGCGCTGAAATGGAGTTGGATACCCAGCAACTTCAGGCATTGGTGTTGGGTCTGCCATGGCAGCGCGCAGGTGCTGGAGGTTCGATCACACTCCTTTAA
- the tnpA gene encoding IS66-like element accessory protein TnpA — translation MQPTRRTYSKSFKAQIIQECAHPGASIASIALSHSLNANLVHKWIRLQAQKSTALQPAFVPLPVSLTSANLHPAAFSICVEIQHPRATIKVNWPTEHAATCSTFLRDLLR, via the coding sequence ATGCAGCCAACACGTCGCACCTATTCCAAGTCTTTCAAAGCCCAAATCATTCAAGAGTGCGCCCACCCCGGCGCCTCGATTGCCAGCATCGCGCTCAGCCACAGCCTCAACGCAAACCTCGTCCACAAATGGATTCGGCTCCAAGCGCAGAAAAGCACAGCCCTGCAACCTGCATTTGTTCCATTACCTGTTTCGCTGACCAGCGCGAACTTGCACCCGGCAGCATTTAGCATCTGCGTTGAAATCCAGCATCCGCGCGCCACCATCAAAGTGAACTGGCCCACTGAACATGCGGCTACCTGCTCGACTTTTCTTCGAGACCTACTCCGATGA
- the dsr1 gene encoding anti-phage defense-associated sirtuin Dsr1 produces MQFVTNGPDIPDELLQAHEEGRVVFFCGAGISYPAGLLDFKGLVQLIYKEALTNFDSAEQKAFDNYQFDATLDLLERRLPNGRAAVREALARALTPNLRRKGATDTHAALLSLGRNRTGALRLVTTNFDRVFDAAARRIKQPFSSYSAPMLPLPKKSRWDGVVYLHGLLPSKPTVYELNRLVITSGDFGLAYLTERWAARFVSELFRNYVVCFVGYSVSDPVLRYMMDALAADRMLGEITPQAWAFGSCSPGDESQKTAEWKAKGVAPILYHTQPGANSHRGLHQTLKVWAETYKDGTTGKERIVTTHALSKPSSSTRQDDFVGRMMWALSDSSGIPARRFADFSPAPSLEWLLDAFSDPRYSHSDLGRFGISPHEEPDKKLSFSLVQRPTPYHLAAPMTFLGGRSGYWDDVMFQIARWLVRHLDDPDLLLWLSARGACAHERLAFLIQDKLGQLAKLETQGNISELNAIRKSSPRAVPGPLMRKLWGLFLAERIKSPWRELDLYSWAERLKRDGLTASLRLQLRMLLSPVVAISKPFRLSDDVEVSPTNLRHLVNWELVLSSDHVRSTLSESSHGEWTSALPLLLEDFQALLRDALDLLQELGSADSSEDRSFWDLPSVSHHWQNRGFREWVVLIELLRDSWLANFGEHPESAAKIARGWFEIPYPTFKRLAFFAASQDGAIPSDEWSEWLLRDNGWWLWSISTKREVYRLLVLQGQRLSLAAQGMLEAAVLLGPPRENFVEDITDEHYQQRVDYAVWRTLAKLRLGGLILGNRAQQRFDELSAAYPHLRLAKNESDEFSHWMSGTGDPDYEEQRVIRLAPYKRKALVQWLRNPPAENEFFDQDTWREVCKKHLLNSLYALVDLAKEGQWLARRWREALQAWSESSVARKSWRHVAPWIEAMPDEVLSDAIYDVTRWLDEVSKSSFEGLAVFLRLCRRVMGLPLDADTGMTSNGEPINQPVTEAINHPIGHVTQALLHIWQKSELSDDDRLPEEISLLFTELCDARVERYRHGRVLLASRLISLFRVDEAWTRANLLPLFSWVNNPVEARRAWEGFLWSPRLYRPLLLAFKADFLDTAGHYEDLGEHDEQFAAIFTYAALGPLEGYSSEEFRLAFAAFPLKALQDSAQSLSQALEGAGEQREEYWQNRILPFWRHVCIRPANTPSRHYRRRPWCPPNLSGHQF; encoded by the coding sequence ATGCAATTTGTAACGAACGGTCCGGATATCCCAGACGAGCTGCTTCAGGCCCATGAAGAGGGAAGGGTGGTTTTCTTTTGCGGAGCAGGTATCTCCTACCCAGCTGGGCTCCTGGATTTCAAAGGCTTAGTACAGCTCATTTACAAAGAGGCGCTTACCAATTTCGACAGCGCAGAGCAGAAGGCCTTCGACAACTATCAGTTCGATGCCACCCTGGATCTACTTGAGCGGCGCTTGCCGAACGGGCGGGCCGCCGTTCGAGAGGCGTTGGCACGGGCACTAACGCCCAATCTTCGGCGCAAAGGGGCAACAGACACGCACGCAGCGTTACTGAGTTTGGGGAGGAATCGGACCGGTGCGCTGCGTCTTGTCACAACAAATTTTGATCGAGTCTTCGATGCCGCAGCCCGGCGCATAAAGCAGCCCTTCAGTTCCTACTCTGCCCCGATGCTTCCTCTTCCTAAAAAAAGTCGCTGGGATGGGGTGGTTTACCTGCACGGCTTGCTGCCGAGTAAACCTACCGTGTACGAACTCAACCGACTCGTTATCACAAGCGGTGACTTCGGACTTGCGTACCTGACCGAGCGTTGGGCAGCCCGATTCGTCAGTGAGCTATTCCGCAACTACGTGGTTTGCTTCGTCGGATACAGTGTCAGTGATCCGGTTCTGCGCTACATGATGGATGCGTTGGCGGCTGACCGTATGCTGGGCGAAATCACTCCCCAAGCATGGGCATTCGGTTCCTGTAGCCCTGGGGATGAAAGCCAAAAGACTGCCGAGTGGAAGGCCAAAGGCGTAGCTCCAATTCTGTATCACACCCAACCTGGCGCTAACTCACATAGAGGGCTGCATCAGACGCTGAAAGTTTGGGCTGAGACGTACAAGGATGGGACGACTGGAAAGGAGCGGATCGTAACCACCCACGCTTTGTCCAAGCCCTCATCTAGCACTCGGCAGGATGATTTTGTCGGGCGTATGATGTGGGCACTTTCGGATAGCTCAGGGATACCGGCGCGTAGGTTTGCAGATTTCAGCCCCGCCCCGTCCTTGGAGTGGCTGTTGGACGCGTTCAGTGATCCACGTTACAGCCACTCAGATCTCGGGCGCTTTGGGATTTCTCCCCACGAGGAGCCTGACAAAAAACTCAGCTTCAGTCTGGTTCAAAGGCCAACCCCTTATCACTTGGCAGCGCCGATGACGTTCCTCGGAGGGCGTTCGGGTTACTGGGATGATGTGATGTTCCAGATAGCTCGATGGCTTGTAAGACACCTCGATGATCCGGACCTCTTGCTTTGGCTCTCTGCCCGAGGGGCATGCGCCCATGAGCGTCTTGCATTTCTCATCCAGGATAAATTGGGGCAGCTAGCCAAGCTTGAGACCCAAGGAAACATCTCTGAATTAAATGCCATCCGGAAAAGCTCCCCGAGGGCGGTGCCAGGACCTCTCATGCGCAAGCTGTGGGGGTTGTTCCTAGCTGAGCGGATCAAGTCGCCTTGGAGAGAGCTGGACCTTTACAGCTGGGCCGAGCGATTGAAACGGGATGGTTTGACTGCAAGCCTTCGACTACAACTGCGGATGCTGCTTTCACCCGTGGTTGCCATATCCAAGCCATTTCGATTGTCGGACGATGTGGAAGTCTCACCAACGAATCTGCGCCATCTAGTGAATTGGGAGTTGGTATTAAGCTCTGATCATGTGAGATCCACGCTCTCCGAATCTTCTCATGGAGAGTGGACATCTGCCTTGCCGTTGCTCCTTGAAGATTTCCAGGCATTGCTTCGTGATGCCTTGGACCTTTTGCAGGAATTAGGCAGTGCTGATTCCTCTGAGGATCGTTCATTCTGGGATCTACCTTCGGTAAGCCATCACTGGCAAAACCGCGGGTTCCGCGAATGGGTGGTCCTCATTGAGCTGCTACGTGATTCATGGTTGGCTAATTTTGGAGAGCACCCTGAATCTGCCGCGAAGATCGCGCGCGGTTGGTTTGAGATTCCGTACCCCACCTTCAAGCGTCTGGCGTTCTTTGCAGCGAGCCAGGATGGCGCTATTCCCTCAGATGAGTGGTCTGAATGGCTACTGAGAGATAATGGGTGGTGGTTGTGGTCAATTTCCACGAAGCGAGAGGTGTATCGCCTGCTTGTGTTGCAAGGGCAAAGGCTATCTCTGGCGGCTCAAGGAATGCTGGAGGCGGCGGTTTTGCTCGGGCCTCCGAGAGAAAATTTCGTAGAGGACATTACTGATGAGCACTACCAACAGCGTGTAGACTATGCGGTTTGGAGGACCTTGGCGAAGCTCCGACTGGGTGGACTTATCCTCGGTAATCGCGCTCAGCAAAGGTTTGATGAATTATCAGCGGCATACCCGCATCTGCGCTTGGCGAAAAACGAAAGCGATGAGTTTTCTCATTGGATGAGCGGGACCGGAGACCCAGATTATGAGGAGCAGCGAGTTATCAGGCTTGCACCTTATAAGCGTAAGGCGCTCGTTCAATGGCTGCGGAATCCCCCAGCCGAAAATGAATTTTTCGATCAGGACACATGGCGGGAAGTCTGTAAAAAGCATCTTCTCAACAGCCTCTATGCTCTTGTGGACCTCGCGAAGGAGGGACAGTGGCTTGCGAGGCGTTGGCGGGAGGCTCTCCAGGCATGGAGTGAGTCAAGTGTTGCTCGAAAATCGTGGCGTCACGTAGCGCCATGGATTGAAGCAATGCCGGATGAGGTTCTCTCCGATGCCATTTACGATGTCACACGCTGGCTTGATGAGGTTTCCAAGTCCAGTTTTGAAGGCCTCGCAGTATTCTTGAGGCTTTGCCGCAGAGTAATGGGGCTACCTCTTGATGCGGATACGGGCATGACCAGTAATGGCGAACCGATCAACCAGCCGGTTACCGAAGCCATCAACCATCCGATTGGCCACGTAACCCAAGCGCTGCTGCATATCTGGCAGAAATCTGAGCTTAGCGATGACGATAGACTCCCAGAAGAGATCAGTCTGTTATTCACGGAGCTATGCGACGCACGAGTGGAAAGATACCGTCATGGCAGGGTTTTACTCGCGTCCAGGCTCATCTCTCTGTTCAGAGTTGATGAGGCCTGGACAAGGGCTAATCTACTTCCGCTTTTCAGCTGGGTTAACAATCCAGTCGAAGCTAGAAGGGCGTGGGAGGGTTTCCTTTGGTCGCCGCGCCTATATCGTCCGCTTCTCTTGGCTTTCAAGGCTGATTTCCTCGATACCGCTGGCCATTACGAGGATTTAGGGGAACACGATGAACAGTTTGCTGCGATTTTCACCTATGCAGCCCTAGGTCCCCTTGAAGGATATAGCTCTGAGGAATTCCGTCTGGCTTTTGCCGCTTTTCCTTTGAAAGCTTTACAAGATTCTGCTCAATCCCTTTCGCAAGCGCTGGAGGGGGCAGGAGAGCAGCGGGAGGAGTACTGGCAGAATCGGATTTTGCCCTTCTGGCGACATGTTTGTATCCGTCCGGCAAACACACCTTCCCGACACTACCGCCGAAGGCCATGGTGTCCACCTAATTTAAGTGGACACCAGTTCTAG